Sequence from the Eleginops maclovinus isolate JMC-PN-2008 ecotype Puerto Natales chromosome 14, JC_Emac_rtc_rv5, whole genome shotgun sequence genome:
CAGTTcattacaatagaaataaaatagccataacaaaagtacaaaatacaCATGTCTGATTACAAATGTGCAcagaatataaagcaggatatcacagcaggtgtgtgaggcatggaatataaatgttaatgtaCAGTGTGGTTTAAGTGATTTATAGAgctcccctctcctgtagttaCAGTgtttaggttttagtgcatgtaaatggtctgcaggggctaaaatcccaaagttacaGGACAtgttgacatcactatggaagACTCATGCTCCTATTGGCTGGTGCTCCTACACATcgtacttgataggctaaggggcgggactatatgtatatatgtatttatactgtaataactttataaatatatgaaatatgttttgtttcttctcagaGAGTTCAGTACCCACATGGAGCTGGAGGACAGACCCTCCTCTCTGTGCTTCCCAAGCAGACGGTACCCGGGACGAGCCTgcagggtgagagagagagagagagagagagagagtgtgtgtgtgtgtgtgtgtgtgtgtgtatgatctaataataacaacaacaacaacaacaaatctcTGGGTCTCTCAGGTGGACCGGTCCAGGAGGAagctccccctccctcctcctgatGAAGGCGACAATGAAGGTCAGTCTCTGCTCAACGTCATCGCCATGTACGACTTCACCGCCAAGGAGGAGACCGACCTCACACTgaaacaggtacacacacacacacacacacacactcactcactcactcacacacacacacacacacacacacacacacacacacacacacacacacacacacacacacactcactcactcactcactcactcactcactcactcactcactcactcactcactcactcactcactcactcactcacacacacacacacacacacacacacacacacacacacacacacacacatacacacacacagacaggggatgtgtgtgttgacGCGGTGTGTTTCAGGGGGAGGAGTACGTGATTCTGCACAAACAGGACCAGCTGTGGTGGCGAGCGCAGGACAAACACGGGTATGACTCAAtattcaatataataataataataataataataataataataataataataataataataataataataaataataataataataataataataataataataataataataataataataataataataataataataataataataataataataatagtaatgataataataaataatagtaatgataataataaataatagtaatgatgatataatgatataataataatgatcttTATGTATTTGTAACATCAGGAATAAAGGCTTCATCCCCAGTAACTACGTGACGGAGAAGAACAGGATCGAGGCGAACTCGTGAGTCCCTTCTATTCCTCTTCttgtttaattaataattatttaagTTTAGCTTTTGAtcgttttattatttaaatgttattttttataaagacttgttttatttttgtccagATATTTTGATATATTAACTGATATTTCTATTTGAGTGTATTttcatgacaaaataaagataattcaGTATAATTTTGAATCcttaaaaagaaatcattttaatattttttcattttattataaatatattattttattttattatgtatttaattgtgtttccctgcagctgGTACTGTAAGAACATCACAAGAACAGAAGCGGAGCAGCTGCTgagacaggaggtaaacaccTGTCTGTCTACCTGTCCGTATCAACAGACAGGAATACAGCATCAAATAATTAGTGAATAAAGAGTCAAAAGTACCCTCTActtccagcttcttaaatgggATTTTccctgcttttctttgtttgtagtgtgtttgtttgtattcattattatatGAAATATCTCGGGGTGTTTTCAGGACAAGGAGGGAGGGTTCGTGGTGCGGGAGTCGAGTCAGAAGGGAGTTTACACCGTGTCAGTCTACACCAAAACATTAAGGTGAGGAGAAATAAATCAAACGTTAAATATAAACCCTAAACTAAACATTAACgctttcatctgtgtgtgtgtgtgtgtgtgtgtgtgtgtgtgtgtgtgtgtgtgtgtgtgtgtgtgtgtgtgtgtgtgtgtgtgtgtctgtgtctgtgtctgtgtaagCAATGTGAACGGAGATGTCCGGCACTACCAGATCAAACTGACCGACAGCGGTCTGTTTTACCTGGCTGAGAAACACACCTTCAGCTCCATCCCTGACGTCATCCATTACCACGAGCACAAcgctgcaggtacacacacacacacacacacacacacacacacacacacactctggagcGGAAATAGTTACGTGTATAACAATAACAGGTTTATTAAGCTacagaatattatttatttgatgtttgtatttaatattatttattttattttatttgatgtttttctgtgtttttctgcaggtcTAGTGACCAGGTTGAGGTATGCAGTCGGTCCGATGGGTCGCTGTGTACCGGCCACTGCAGGATTCAGCTCAggtgagagaggaaggaaggaaggaaggatggaagtAGGTATCTAGGTAATTAGGGAAAGAGGGACAGTTTGGAGTAAGTatggagggaaggaaggaagtgtAAGCAATTGAGGAAGCAGAGAAAGTAACAAGAAAGGATGTAAGTAAATaagtaaggaaggaaggaaggaaggaaggaaggaaggaaggaaggaaagaaggatgAAAGGAAGGTAGGGAGTAAGTATAACTAAAGAAGGAatattaaaaccactttatgatttttttaGTAAAAAGTTGAGGTTAGACTGGAGTTATCCACAGATCTGATTCCAGGTTTCTCACCCTTCTCCCTCCCCCTGTCCCCCTTCCAGAGAAGTGGGAGATTAACCCCAGTGAGCTGACCTTCATGAAGGAGCTGGGCAGTGGGCAGTTTGGGCTGGTGAGGCTGGGGAAGTGGAGGCATCAACAGCGAGTCGCCATCAAGGCCATCAGAGAGGGAGCCATGCTGGAGGAGGACTTCATCGAGGAGGCCAAGGTCATGATGTAAGGAGGAGGCGCTTTCTGCCCGGCAACAGCAGAGGGCCTCTACTCCTCTCTACTGTCGAggaaataatgacttttttgttaaaggcaaaaaaaaaacaacctgtgaaataaaagatcaaataaaaatacaaacaaattaagaatgtccaaaaaaattaaaatagaataaatgaaaaataaatcatggaaaatgtaaagatagaaaaaaacaaaattgaatataattaaaaagtaaacaaaagaaatgaaagaaaatcatCACATATAAAAATCTACAAGTATTTATTACATAAGCAAATaagatataaaacatatataatacaaacgtaatttaaatagaataaaaacaaatttcaaattaaatacaaaataattagattaaattaaaaagtataaaatactttaatatttaaGTAATTGTCGTGCTGTTTGTCATCAGTGTATTCCCACTGTGTTTCCAGGAGGCTGTGCCACCCGAAGCTGGTGCAGCTGTACGGGGTCTGCCTGCAGCGGCGCCCCCTGCTGATCGTGGCTGAGTTCATGCAGAGCGGCTGCCTGCTCAACTTCCTGCGGCAGCGGGCGGCCGGTCTGAAGGGGGTGTGGCTGCTGTCTATGAGTCAGGACGTCTGTGAGGGCATGGAGTACCTGGAGAGCCAGAGCTTCATCCACAGGGACCTggtgaggagaggggggggggggcgggacTCTGCAGGGAGAGGAAGTTTAACTCTGAACCTGATTCCTCACATCTGGAATAATTTACTGACATTTTGAGTaatttttttcttatattttttctacatattttaatattattttagggacatttttcacaaattCTTCACAGATCTCCCGTTTAATTTCTGGAAAATGTTCAGACTTTTTCAGAGCATTTTcggtaaatgtaaaaaaaaccttcctTTTTTTCGACTTGTTTCTTTCACAGATTTTCCAAATAATTTGcaacttttaaatatatttcatttttttctataaATTTGAcataattttgtatttttctcacatttttttctATACATATTTTCCGTTTTAGTCATTGTCAGATTTTTTTGGATAGTTCTTTGGATATGTAATGTGATTTTGGTTTGGCTGATATTCACCATTTCTTAAAAAccaattgtttacattttttgcttCATATCTCATTTTATCACTCAGAGATTATCCACCATTTATTGAATGCTTGTTTTGTATGTTTCATATTTGAATTAGTATTTATTCTTCGGTCCTTCAGGCAGCGAGGAACTGTCTGGTGAACGAGCACAACGTGGTGAAGGTCAGCGACTTTGGGATGACCAGGTACGGCCAATTTGATttacacattgtacctgataggcccggggcgggacatctcttagcggtggaccactcagagcagactgggctcttgtttcagacagcaggtgaaaagaggtgctgagAGTGGTTTCaaactgtgtgttgtgttctcaggtgtgtgttctcaggtgtgtgttctcaggtgtgtgttctcaggtgtgtgttgttgtgatgtgttcaggtacGTGTTGGATAACCAGTACACCAGTTCCAGTGGTGCGAAGTTCCCGGTGAAGTGGTCTCCCCCTGAAGTCCTGCACTACAGCAAGTACAGCAGCAAGGCCGACGTCTGGTCCT
This genomic interval carries:
- the txk gene encoding tyrosine-protein kinase Tec isoform X2, which encodes MIHSNSSSHSVFCCCCAVQTREFSTHMELEDRPSSLCFPSRRYPGRACRVDRSRRKLPLPPPDEGDNEGQSLLNVIAMYDFTAKEETDLTLKQGEEYVILHKQDQLWWRAQDKHGNKGFIPSNYVTEKNRIEANSWYCKNITRTEAEQLLRQEDKEGGFVVRESSQKGVYTVSVYTKTLSNVNGDVRHYQIKLTDSGLFYLAEKHTFSSIPDVIHYHEHNAAGLVTRLRYAVGPMGRCVPATAGFSSEKWEINPSELTFMKELGSGQFGLVRLGKWRHQQRVAIKAIREGAMLEEDFIEEAKVMMRLCHPKLVQLYGVCLQRRPLLIVAEFMQSGCLLNFLRQRAAGLKGVWLLSMSQDVCEGMEYLESQSFIHRDLAARNCLVNEHNVVKVSDFGMTRYVLDNQYTSSSGAKFPVKWSPPEVLHYSKYSSKADVWSFGVTMWEIYAEGATPFESRSNVEVVTEITRGVRLYRPHRALQPIYAIMYRCWHEKPQGRPSFSELLEDIRKLAENPD
- the txk gene encoding tyrosine-protein kinase Tec isoform X1; this encodes MIHSTSPSLSADSSSHSVFCCCCAVQTREFSTHMELEDRPSSLCFPSRRYPGRACRVDRSRRKLPLPPPDEGDNEGQSLLNVIAMYDFTAKEETDLTLKQGEEYVILHKQDQLWWRAQDKHGNKGFIPSNYVTEKNRIEANSWYCKNITRTEAEQLLRQEDKEGGFVVRESSQKGVYTVSVYTKTLSNVNGDVRHYQIKLTDSGLFYLAEKHTFSSIPDVIHYHEHNAAGLVTRLRYAVGPMGRCVPATAGFSSEKWEINPSELTFMKELGSGQFGLVRLGKWRHQQRVAIKAIREGAMLEEDFIEEAKVMMRLCHPKLVQLYGVCLQRRPLLIVAEFMQSGCLLNFLRQRAAGLKGVWLLSMSQDVCEGMEYLESQSFIHRDLAARNCLVNEHNVVKVSDFGMTRYVLDNQYTSSSGAKFPVKWSPPEVLHYSKYSSKADVWSFGVTMWEIYAEGATPFESRSNVEVVTEITRGVRLYRPHRALQPIYAIMYRCWHEKPQGRPSFSELLEDIRKLAENPD